In Zingiber officinale cultivar Zhangliang chromosome 3A, Zo_v1.1, whole genome shotgun sequence, the DNA window CGACGCCGAGCGTGGACGAGTCGACGCCGACGATCGCCGGTGTAGATCTATCTGCGGAGCTTGCCGGAGATCAATCAAGGAGACAAGGATCATCTTGATTTCCTCTGCTCAACCCTTCCCCGATCTTTCTTCTCGTTTCTGCCGACCCTCTCTCCCCCGATCCGATCGCCGGCTTGAatgccctagggtttcgaaggtaagcaactggTTCCTTCTTTTCCCTCTCTGGTTGCGATCTTGGAGGTTAGGGCTTGTTTCGGTTTTGATCCTTGTTGGAATTGTGATATCTTCTTTCGGTTTTGAGCTAGGAAGGAGAGATCGGATCCAATTACGTGCTGTAACCCACAGATCGGTTCTGGGATGTTTCCTTCTTTGCTGTGATTGAGGTTTCGGTTGAAGTGGGGAGGATTTCAGCAGAGTTGCTGTGGTTTCTTTGATCCAGCAAGGAAATTCCTCTCATTGTGCTGTCGGCAGAGGCTTCagatcagtgaggtgagttctATTCCCTGTGAGCTACTTAGATGTGGATTATGGTTGTATTAATTGATACGTAAGGTATTGGTTTAGGGTTAAATTGTATTACTATACGAATTAGGTTTATGGGTTGATAGGATCTCCTAATCTAatgggtgattagggattaggtaactaatcctaatcgaCCATTGGATTTAGTTAAGTTAAGTGTGATTGTTTAGTTGGATATTGGACTGTATCTAATCTAATGGAGAAACCCTAATCAATTGTTAGATTAGTTTAGGAAGGATAATGATgacgtgattagggttttaccctaatttagttttttaggattttatttagctatttcatttaaatttagctaaatgaaatatatatgttgtttgacacaggactctgattcgagacgggcgtctcgacttcggatttggattgtaccatctatttgaggcgggtaccctttgacttatcttgttgatattgtcttgtgatatgtgcagtttatatatgtttacTAGTAATTGGTAGATCTTTCTCTTCTCTGGTTATAGTTTATTCTATACCTGTAGGCGATTATTAGCGATTGgtagttagcatattccctggttTAGTTACTTGATACTTGATACATGTTGCTACGATTAACATCTATACCTTAGTCTAGCATGCTTTTCTTTCTTGCTAtgcttatctgtgttcatagagatgcatatctatagtgctctactctactggattagttgctttacatgtgtgatacatgctcttggattcatgatacttacatcattgttatatgtgatgtctttggatttatgctgtttatatcatggttatatatacgcgtttaccttttgggcacacacatatatggaggaggctatgttcaggtatgtcatattgtagtcgcatgcaccatatcgcatgattgcatgctgggcgattgacgactccattattgttgagctcgtcggccggctacataggcctgcacacaacgtgtttcactgcatgggtagtggcacagcacagtagggtgtgtatggcagtagctctgtagtgctcattggtccgctcatgggtagtgtgactgcagcgtggtagcggatccccgtcatcgcgtaccgggagttgagagcattgcgctccctcactatgtttgaggtaggaggataggtgtactccgacagcatcccgtccactcggtcactcttcaggggtagtgatggcagagtgcacggtgtcacagccctacccactcggtctcaccgttgtgtgtgagatggctgactggttgacaggggtgaccatgtcatattgcatcatatgcacggattgcattcgttatgattgatgcattttggtgattgcatatgattgacatgcatacaggatacatgcttttgctctgactatttttatctctgtatgttgacagtcagttgcccaagcctcgcaggtgagtacagtttatttcagttatgcctcttcttattattcttgctatagactgtactacatgcctattgttggttactgcattttattcagttatgcatatgtGTTATACTaataggagactgtactataggctttATGGTTTaggctgtaccttaggatattactggtagttatatattgctgtacatgtctattggattacctgctgagttcattgaactcaccccgtttttattaccatttcaggttgaggccgtcggggagattccagtcgctagcccccattatcgcgaggattttctttgtcggattatattttgcttttgcaccttatatacttgtattgtgggtttgtattgtggactttacattgaacattcgggtttgctacttttgttttccgctgcggttgtattttcattacttcgtggatttgttttcttcgttgtagtggagtaggctgtttacatatatcttcgtggttctatatcgtctttccttattaaactgcgttgattgatcatatattatatctgtgtggaatgttgatataaactgcgtggtttgtttcttaattatattgtattattccggccgtgtgtggccgaggtatagagatatatgtatactgagtttcatattgtccgccgtacaggggagatgctgccgaaatttcttcggacagggactacctggggcgtgacagttcaCATGAATAAATATTTACATGATCTCAGGGGCTGCTTGGTTTAGTAAAGAGAATAGGAATGAGAATGGGAATGATATTAGTGGAGAATGGTAATGGGTATCATTAATTTAATGACACTGCTTGGTTTAGTAAGGGGAATGAGTATCATTATAAAAGATGTTGTTTGGTTATATCTTATTTGGGAATAAGAATGagctaataatttttttaaaatctctacATTATATATATTTGTCATTTTAAAGGTGAGGATTTGGACATTTGccattattttttctctttattttttctatttttcatttattttatataatattatttttacattCTTATAACACTTTATATAAGAGCATTGCTTTCATTATAACAAATAATGTTTACAGAAAAAttatccaaaatataatttttggttATGCCAACTAAACAAACTATTACAAAATATTATGAACTGATGTATAGCAACTAGGTTAATATCACATGCTTTGTTTATAGCatataaatacaaaataacaacCTCAAAATATTCCAACATTGCAAAATAACTTAGTTGTGCAATATCAATTCCTCAGTTCATTTTACAAAAGTTTTATAAACCAAAATGATATGTGCCGGTAAGATTTAGGGAGCAACTGATGGATAAAGGAAACCAAGCACAAAGGACCTTCTCAAATGACTTGGCAAAGCAAATATAACTTAAACTTTGGCAGGATCATTATAGCATTTTTCAGCAGCTCTACCAACATCCATCGGAGATATGCCAACATTTAGAAGTTCATTAATTAATTCTTGCATCTTCTCATTAGAGAGGGATTCATCAGATTTAGACTCCGCAACCAAAGCATTTGTAACAATAGCATATTGTGATGCCATGTGATCGCATACGGACTCAAACTTAGTAGTAAAGATATCTAACCTTGCATCAATAGTTTGATGAAGTGTTCTGGGCTTCTTGCTTTTGCAAaaggttttcctccttggtgacaGTTTTTTGCGCTTCTTTGTTGCTTGAGTGGTTGATGAACTACTTGGGGATCCTTGTGCATCAGATACTATGATAGGTTCATCTTCACTATCTGAGGAAGAACACGCGGTCATATTTTTTGGACAATTGACATTAGCACTGGCTTCAACAAAATCCTCAGCATGGACTCCTGTTGCTCTATCCCTACCCCAAACCATGTCTAGCTTGCGCAAATAAGGAAATCTAAAATTTAACAACCCAACTGCATTCTTGTGATTCTATACAAAAGAAAAAACAATTGAAAACAAAAATGTGTTAAAACTTAGCCAGAAATAACAATTTAACTAAAAGTACAatagtggataattatttaacTTACCAAGCACCATTCATCAAACCATTGTTTCTCACAGTTGATCTTATGTTCAACATCATCCCATTGACAACCACTTTGCATACATATTTCTGAAATAAGATTGTACTTTTTCCTTAGCCATTTGATCTTAGAGTCAATGTGGGGATCAGCTTCCTTATCAAAATTGAGAATCCTGCTCACCAATATTTTGTGCACTTGAAACATGTAATTATTTTTGAATCCCCCATCAACATTCCACAAAGGATCAGAAGCTAGTTCTTGTAGAACATCAACCAAGGCATCAATCTCCTCATCCTTCCAGTATTGCTTGTTCTTTCCCCTCCCACGAACAGCCATAGGTGTAGACCTTCCTAAAAAAAGGGTAAGTGCCACCAAGCAAATAGTATATAATAAAGTTCACTTTCTAGAAAATATAAAGTAATACAATAAACTGATGAGAGTTATACGAATATTATGTATTAAAAGATGTTAACAATTTCAATATAGTCACATAATGAAAACAATCACAAGATGAACCTAGAGGGTGCATTAAAAATAATAAAGCAAACTGAGAGTTATACATTGACAATATTACATATAAAAAGATGTTAACAATTCTACTACAGTTACAAAATCAAAACAATCACAAGATGAACATAAAGAGTGCATTCAAAGTAATGTAGTAAACTGTGAAAGTTATACATTGGAAGATATTAACAAATCTAGTACAATCACAATATCAAAACACCCCCATGTTCTAATCAGCATATAAACAAGCAATATGACAAATTACTAATCCACATCATTGCTATTGATTCCAGTAGTCCACATGTTCCACATGTTGGTTGCCATATTATTTCTAAATTACAACCACTCATTAGTTTGAGTAATATTTGTAACATATTctacttcatcatcttcatcactTTCCTCATCCtcactctcctcttcttcttccataATTAATTCTTGAGGGTCAAAACTCATAAACTTGCGGATTAAGTTGTGTAGAAGGCAACACGCAATTATAATGCGAACTTGGGTTTGAATTGCGAAAAAGGAAGGCGATGCAAGGATCTTCCATCTTCCTTTCAACAGTCCAAAGCATCTTTCAATTACATTTCTTGCTTTAGAATGCTTCATGTTGAAGTATTCCTCCACTGTCTTAGGTTGATGGCCATCAAATTCCTTGAGGTGATACCGTTGTCCTCTATATGGTGTAAGAAAACCATTTGCATTGCAGTATCCAGAGTCCACCAAATAATAATAACCTTTCAAATTGAAAGTTAACTTTTGGTTAAGTTGCACAAGAGTAAGATTAATGGAATTTTTTCACAAACGGGAAACTACAACATAATGTACCTCGCGGGACTCTTAGACCATGAGGCCTTGAGATTGCATTTCGAAGCACACGACCATCGTGTGTCGAGCCCTCCCATCCAGGCAATATATATATGAATTGCATGTTTGGGCAGCAAACACCTAAGACATTTGTTGAAATACATCCCTTTCTTGTACGATATCGAGACTTCTCTTCACTAGATGGTGTAACTTTAATCAATGTCCCATCTAAAGCTCCTAGGCAGCCCTACCAATTCCAAAAAGAGATTTTTAGCAACATTTAGAATTTGGTTTGATTACAAGACAAAATTTTCATATTAATgtgatatatattttaattatattgtTAAAGTACCTGAAAACACTTCCATCTCTCATCTTGACAATCTTGAGTAATAGGCTCCGACTTCTTAAGCAAAATATCATGTAATCTCATAATTGCATAAAGAACTTGATGGAATCGCCTACTCAAAGTTTCTCTACTCCGTGAAAAAAGTAGACTAATTGTTCTACTTTTTTTATGGTGAGCCAAGGTGTAAATAAACATTGCCACAACCTCCTCTATGGATGTATTCTTACTAGGTTTTAACCCCCCAACATCTTTACCATATCACACAATATTCTAAAAGTATCCCTGTTCATTCGAAGCTCACTAATACAAGCAACAACACAGTCCATAGTCAAACTAAACATCCACCTCATTCGACTAATAATTTTCTCTTCCTTAGTTTTGATCTCATAAACTTTATTTCGAAAATACAAAGATAGGACTACATAATAGATGGAAAATAAGAAAACCAACATATTATTGGTTGTTTGTTgaagctgttggtgcaaccttaggtcaaggttgacctgactcgagttgacctgactcgagttgtattttgatgtttgacttaggaagattgttggtgcaaccttaggtcaaggttgacctagttgagttgtattttgatgtttgacactcgtggaagagttgtattcttgatatgggacaaatgtttgggagattattggtgcaacgtaggtcaaggttgacctggttgacctgatcgggaaagagtccaagtatagagacttagcaacggaaaaagtccaagcagggaacttggcactggaaaagtccaagcagggagcttggcacgcgaaaagtccaagtatggagacttggcactggaaaagtccaagtatggagacttggcacggagaagtcctaactgggatgttaggcagtgtggaaagtcctggtgagtgaagccaggcagtgggaaagtcctaactgggatg includes these proteins:
- the LOC122050741 gene encoding protein ALP1-like, whose amino-acid sequence is MAPTLSIVGVAALFTLWWEALSVAIVTIVHGFPVESSWCIQLIAIFLPNTASPSAYSKIGSRLFEKSEPITQDCQDERWKCFQGCLGALDGTLIKVTPSSEEKSRYRTRKGCISTNVLGVCCPNMQFIYILPGWEGSTHDGRVLRNAISRPHGLRVPRGYYYLVDSGYCNANGFLTPYRGQRYHLKEFDGHQPKTVEEYFNMKHSKARNVIERCFGLLKGRWKILASPSFFAIQTQVRIIIACCLLHNLIRKFMSFDPQELIMEEEEESEDEESDEDDEVEYVTNITQTNEWL